One region of Emys orbicularis isolate rEmyOrb1 chromosome 4, rEmyOrb1.hap1, whole genome shotgun sequence genomic DNA includes:
- the PTPRCAP gene encoding protein tyrosine phosphatase receptor type C-associated protein, with amino-acid sequence MLPGAALGSDSNPDNNSVAVVFLVFLLLLLLLVLALAWRKLSHDSDGRYHPRHLCQPHRLLAALARRWRELQGQVPPERHWQGKEEDEDEDEEEEEEEETLQRDEEEGGGGQEQQSEEEGTAVPEGTLPHDAPEGALEEGGEAEGASAGGLLSDLHSFSGTAAWEDSAAEGGSRQHVTAL; translated from the coding sequence atgcttccgggagccgcgctgGGCTCAGACTCCAATCCAGACAACAACTCCGTGGCTGTGGTCTTCCTGgtcttcctgctcctgctgctgctcctggtaCTGGCCCTGGCCTGGCGCAAGCTGAGCCATGATTCAGACGGCAGGTATCACCCACGCCACCTGTGCCAGCCACACCGCCTGCTGGCAGCCCTGGCCAGGCGCTGGCGTGAGCTGCAAGGGCAGGTGCCCCCTGAGAGGCACTGGCAAGGCaaggaggaggatgaggatgaggacgaggaggaggaggaggaggaggagaccctTCAGCGGGATGAGGAGGAAGGTggaggagggcaggagcagcagagcgAGGAGGAGGGCACTGCCGTGCCAGAGGGGACCCTGCCCCACGATGCCCCTGAGGGAGCCctggaagagggaggggaggcagagggtgCCAGCGCCGGGGGCCTGCTCAGTGACCTGCACTCCTTCTCCGGGACGGCTGCCTGGGAGGACAGCGCTGCGGAGGGAGGCAGCCGCCAGCATGTCACTGCCCTCTAG
- the RPS6KB2 gene encoding ribosomal protein S6 kinase beta-2: MAGVFDIDLETEEGSDGDEPELGAEMDLELRGNGLEPVGHYEEIEISESSVNNGPERIGPHCFELLRILGKGGYGKVFQVRKVQGTNAGKIFAMKVLKKAKIACNAKDTAHTKAERNILEAIKHPFIVDLIYAFQTGGKLYLILECLSGGELFMQLEREGIFLEDTACFYLSEITLALGHLHCNGIIYRDLKPENIMLNSQGHIKLTDFGLCKESIHEGAVTHTFCGTIEYMAPEILMRSGHNRAVDWWSLGALMYDMLTGSPPFTAENRKKTIDKILKGKLVLPPYLTPDARDLLKKFLKRNPSQRIGGGTGDAADVQKQPFFRQVNWDELLARKLDPPFRPCLQSDDDVSQFDTRFTRQTPVDSPDDVSISESANQAFLGFTYVAPSVLESIKEGFSFQPKVRSPRRLNSSPRTPVSPLKFSPFEAFKPSLAVEPMELGLPLLPPPPEGTAPLPIKTPTGTKKQKGGRGRVAR; encoded by the exons ATGGCCGGGGTGTTCGACATCGACCTGGAGACCGAGGAGGGGAGCGACGGGGACGAGCCCGAGCTGGGGGCG GAGATGGATTTGGAGCTGCGGGGGAATGGCCTGGA GCCGGTGGGGCACTATGAGGAGATCGAGATCTCAGAGAGCAGCGTCAACAATGGCCCTGAGCGCATCGGGCCCCACTGTTTCGAGCTGCTGCGCATCCTAGGCAAGGGTGGCTACGGCAAG GTGTTCCAGGTGCGGAAGGTGCAGGGGACCAATGCCGGGAAGATCTTTGCCATGAAAGTCCTGAAGAAG GCCAAAATCGCCTGCAACGCCAAGGACACGGCTCACACCAAGGCCGAGAGGAACATCCTGGAGGCCATCAAACACCCCTTCATCGTGGACCTGATCTACGCCTTCCAGACGGGTGGCAAGCTCTACCTCATCCTCGAGTGCTTGAGTG GTGGAGAGCTCTTCATGCAGCTGGAGCGTGAGGGCATTTTTCTGGAGGATACAGCATG CTTCTATCTAAGCGAGATCACGCTGGCCCTGGGCCACCTGCACTGCAACGGCATCATCTACCGGGACCTGAAGCCGGAAAACATCATGTTGAACAGCCAAG GGCACATCAAGCTGACGGACTTCGGACTGTGCAAGGAGTCGATCCATGAGGGAGCCGTCACTCACACCTTCTGTGGGACCATTGAGTACAT GGCTCCAGAGATCCTGATGCGGAGCGGACACAACCGGGCCGTGGACTGGTGGAGCCTCGGGGCCTTGATGTACGACATGCTCACTGGATCG CCGCCCTTCACGGCTGAGAACCGGAAGAAAACCATCGACAAGATCCTCAAGGGGAAGCTGGTGCTGCCGCCTTACCTGACCCCCGACGCCCGGGATCTACTCAAGAAG TTCCTCAAGAGAAACCCCAGCCAGAGGATTGGGGGCGGGACGGGCGATGCAGCTGATGTGCAG AAGCAGCCGTTTTTCCGCCAAGTCAACTGGGATGAACTGCTGGCACGCAAGCTGGACCCACCCTTCAGACCCTGCCTG CAATCGGATGATGACGTCAGCCAGTTCGACACCCGCTTCACTCGTCAGACCCCCGTGGACAGCCCTGACGACGTCTCCATTAGTGAGAGTGCCAACCAGGCCTTCCTG GGCTTCACCTATGTGGCCCCATCGGTACTGGAGAGCATTAAGGAgggcttctccttccagccaaaGGTGCGCTCCCCTCGCCGCCTCAACAGCAGCCCCAGAACGCCCGTCAG CCCGTTGAAGTTCTCTCCCTTCGAGGCCTTCAAACCCAGCCTGGCGGTGGAGCCCATGGAGCTAGGGCTGCCGCTGCTGCCGCCCCCACCAGAGGGCACGGCCCCCCTGCCCATCAAGACGCCGACGGGCACCAAGAAGCAGaaggggggccggggccgggtggCAAGGTAG